From Phyllopteryx taeniolatus isolate TA_2022b chromosome 18, UOR_Ptae_1.2, whole genome shotgun sequence, the proteins below share one genomic window:
- the matn3a gene encoding matrilin-3a gives MLPCRLPESPESQCRSRILDLVFIIDSSRSIRPSDFEKVKTFLALMVDTLAVGPDATRVAVVNYASTVKIEFLLKDHFNKPDMKKAISRIEPLAAGTMTGLAIKTAVNEAFTEQSGARPPSGDIAKVAIIVTDGRPQDHVGDISAAARAEGIEIYAIGVDRADMASLKQMASLPLEDHVFYVETYGVIEKLTSTFQETLCGLDPCSTGNDCEHTCVNSNASFYCKCRSGYILNADQKTCWLKQVKVEMVVDPCKCEARRAFQKQAQAAMQQLTAELADVAGRIERLEEALGRV, from the exons ATGCTGCCATGTCGATTACCAGAGTCACCGGAGTCTCAGTGCAGGAGCCGCATTTTGGACCTGGTTTTCATCATCGACAGCTCACGTAGCATTCGCCCCAGTGATTTTGAGAAGGTCAAGACCTTCCTGGCACTCATGGTCGACACGTTGGCTGTTGGCCCAGATGCCACCAGAGTGGCCGTGGTCAACTACGCCAGCACGGTCAAGATCGAGTTCCTGCTCAAAGACCACTTCAACAAGCCAGACATGAAGAAGGCCATCTCCCGCATCGAGCCCCTGGCCGCCGGCACCATGACTGGCCTGGCCATCAAGACGGCGGTGAATGAAGCCTTCACTGAGCAGTCTGGAGCCCGGCCTCCCTCCGGCGACATTGCCAAAGTGGCCATCATCGTGACGGACGGGAGGCCTCAGGACCACGTGGGGGACATCTCCGCCGCTGCCCGCGCCGAAGGCATTGAGATCTACGCTATTGGAGTGGACCGCGCGGACATGGCTTCTCTGAAGCAGATGGCGAGCTTGCCTCTGGAGGACCATGTCTTCTACGTGGAGACCTACGGTGTTATTGAGAAGCTCACCTCCACGTTTCAGGAGACCCTGTGCG GTCTGGATCCCTGTTCCACTGGAAATGACTGCGAGCACACTTGTGTCAACAGCAATGCCTCATTTTACTGCAAGTGCCGCTCTGGTTATATCTTGAATGCGGACCAGAAAACATGTTGGCTGAAAC AGGTGAAGGTAGAGATGGTGGTGGATCCTTGCAAGTGTGAAGCCAGACGGGCTTTCCAGAAGCAGGCGCAGGCCGCCATGCAGCAGCTCACTGCTGAAT TAGCTGACGTAGCAGGGAGAATAGAACGCCTGGAGGAGGCGCTGGGTCGTGTGTGA